TGCTGTCAAGGTCCGAATAATATATATTCCCTTAGTTAAATAAGATGATCTTATGTTTTTGATATAAAACCACCAGATGTAAATAACTATCGGTAACAAAAGGAACAAATAATAGGGTTTTGAAAAACTAAAAAACATAATGCTGCACCCACCATTCTAATAGAAAAAGAACTATTGCTATAAGGATTAACCAAGGGGTTATATTTAAATTCCCTTTAACTTCCCCACCTTTAATTTCTCCACCTGGGGCAGTTATCGTAGGGTTATATGCTAAACTTTCCCTTGTCCGGGGATGATTTAAAGGTAACAATACCTTTTTATCTTCCCAAATGAATTGATAAACCCCTTCTTCTGACAATTGATCCCCTATTTGAGGAAAATCCCCGGTATAAACCTTTTCTCCTCCAGAAGGTGTAATTACTTGGAGCTGTTTAACACCTAAGGGAGGATTATATACTGGGTAATGATGGAGTTTAAAGTTATCTACCACATTAGTAGAATCTAAAAAATAATCCATGATATTGAGGATAAGTACAGGAAATGCAGGTCTTAAGTGTAAATCTCCCCCTTGTAAAGGAAAACCAAAGATAATAGCGGGATAACCACCTATTTCCATTTCCACCCCTATCTTCCCTTTATCACTATTTAATAGCCCTTTGCCCTCTTCCAATATTTTACTGTAATATATATTGACATCGGTAAAATCTACAAAATTAAAGAGTCTACTCCCTTCAGGGGAGATATTTACAAGTTTTTGGGGCTTAGAAAGGGGAAAATATCCGTTAGGATAAGGGGGATCAAAAACCAACATAGAACCTTGAGGAAGTTTTCCTGGTAAATAACCGTCAAAGACATAGATATCATAACCGGTAAGTAACCCTTCCTCAAAACGCTTAGGAGGAATTTTGCTGACTTTAAGGTTAGGATTTAAAAGCAATGCCTTTTCCAAAAAGGGATTGTTTTCTGTTACTAATAGGACTCTACCCTGTTTAACTTTTTCGTTGACGGTGTAATAAAGATTATCTTCTGGGAAATCATCTCTAAACTCTATTTCTCCCTTATACCAAGGGGAATCGGGGAGATTTCTCCAAAGAAAATCGGCATAACTTCCCCTTTTAATTTCTACATTCCTTCTCCCAATTCTTTCCCCTTCACTGTTATAAATATTGACATATGTGGTGATATCCTTTACTCCGTTATTGCCAAGTCGCAATAACAACCGACCCTCTTCTACTATCATATTAGCTATATAAATGTTTTCAACTTCACCCTTCCCTACTGGAAGAAAAGTAAAGGGTATAGTAATACTTCCAATATTTCCAAAGTTACCATCACTAATCAAATAAATTTCTTTCTTTTCTAAGGTTTCCCCTAAACTTTGGGCTAATAAAAAATTTTCTTGAATATCAAAGGCTTCCCCTTTAATTTTAATATTTTCTAAACTTCCGTATAACTGCCCTTTATCTTTAGTAAGGCCTGTTAAAAACTCTCCCCCCGCTATAATGGCCATATAACTATCCCGGCCCTTACCATCTATCAATTTTTTTATCTTCTCTATTCCTTGCTCTAGCCGGGATTGGCCATCAGACCTTACCCCCATAGAAACAGATGTATCTAATATGACAATTATATTGACATCTTCTTTACCAAACCCTAAAAGGACAGGGGTTGCCAAAGATAAGGCAATAAGTAAGACAACTAAAAGCTGAAGGTATAGCAAGAGATTTTTCAAGAGTTTGTTTAAGTTAAAGGCAGAGGAAGTGGGGCGATCTAACTTTTCCCAAAGGAAAATACTGGGAACTATAATGGGATTTCTCTTTCTTTTTACCATATAAAAAAGGATGATAATTGGTAAACCTAGTAAGGCTATCAGTCCTAAAGGATTTAAAAAGTTCATTTCCCCACCCCCTATTTTATTTTTCCTTTGAGGGAATAAAGGGTTTGATAAAGGCTTTCCTTTGTATCGACAAAGGAATAACTGATATTTCTCTTTTTACAAAAATCCTCAATTTCCCTTTGGTGTTTTTGAAAATTTTCCTTATACCTTCTCAATGAC
The Anaerobranca gottschalkii DSM 13577 DNA segment above includes these coding regions:
- a CDS encoding BatA domain-containing protein — its product is MNFLNPLGLIALLGLPIIILFYMVKRKRNPIIVPSIFLWEKLDRPTSSAFNLNKLLKNLLLYLQLLVVLLIALSLATPVLLGFGKEDVNIIVILDTSVSMGVRSDGQSRLEQGIEKIKKLIDGKGRDSYMAIIAGGEFLTGLTKDKGQLYGSLENIKIKGEAFDIQENFLLAQSLGETLEKKEIYLISDGNFGNIGSITIPFTFLPVGKGEVENIYIANMIVEEGRLLLRLGNNGVKDITTYVNIYNSEGERIGRRNVEIKRGSYADFLWRNLPDSPWYKGEIEFRDDFPEDNLYYTVNEKVKQGRVLLVTENNPFLEKALLLNPNLKVSKIPPKRFEEGLLTGYDIYVFDGYLPGKLPQGSMLVFDPPYPNGYFPLSKPQKLVNISPEGSRLFNFVDFTDVNIYYSKILEEGKGLLNSDKGKIGVEMEIGGYPAIIFGFPLQGGDLHLRPAFPVLILNIMDYFLDSTNVVDNFKLHHYPVYNPPLGVKQLQVITPSGGEKVYTGDFPQIGDQLSEEGVYQFIWEDKKVLLPLNHPRTRESLAYNPTITAPGGEIKGGEVKGNLNITPWLILIAIVLFLLEWWVQHYVF